The nucleotide sequence TGCCTTAACAGGTAAAGAGGAGTATATTGTGAATCCGTTTACAGCGACATCTTATTTGGATGCAGCTACTGCCGTGATCACCCAGCTGCATTTTGGGAATTATGGTGGGGTCCTTTTAAAGGTCATTTACTTTATTTTGGGAATAGTGTCTTGTTTCGTAATCATTTCTGGTGTGATGATATGGTTGGTAGCAAGGGATAAAAAACATATAGCAGACAAGAAAAGAAAGTTCAATGCCTGGTTGGTTTGGGTTTACTTGGCAGTATGCCTGAGCCTGTTTCCTGTTACTGCATTTACCTTTTTATGGGTTAAGGTATTTTTGCATGATTTCGGTCCAGAGCGGATGACAGATATTTATCATGTATTCTTTTATAGCTGGCTGGCTTTTACTGTCTTTTTTATCATTATGAGGGATAATTATTTCACCAATAAATACTCGCTTATTACAGGTGGATTAATGGGCTTAATGATACCTGTGGCCAATGGCTTTGTCAGTGGGAATTGGCCTTGGGTGACTTTTCCCGCAGGGCACTATGCCATATTTATTATAGATGTTTTTTGGCTTATGATCTCACTGACAGCCTTGTTGGTAGCTTGGTATCTCAAACGAAGATCCACAGGAAAACTCCCCGAAAAGAAAGCCACTAAAAAGACAAGTATTAAAAAAACTGTTAATGCTGAGCCCATGTCTTAAGGTAAGTTATAAAAGTCAGTTTTTATATCACCATTACAGGGATGGAAGTGCTAAAATTAATCATTCGATAATTAAGGAAGCTTTTTGACGGCAAGTTAATACTATTGCGTTTCTGTTACTTATAGGTTCAATTGGTCAAGTGTTATGATTGTTAAAAAAAGTTAATTACTTGTAAAATTTTTTATTGCGATTTAAAATTGAAGCCGTAATTCTTAAAAAGCTATCATACGATAAATAGGATAAGATTTAACATTATTCATTTAATTATAAATTTCACTTATTTATATTATGTCAGTTAGTAATAATACCACAAAGGGCCCCAGAGGAGGGCAGCGCTTTCTTTCTTCACTATTAGTGCTTATAGCCTTTCATCTATTTACATTGGAAGCTTCGGCACAAAATCAACCATCAGGTTCTTCTTTTACCGCACGCTTGGTCAATATTGAAGCACCTGTCAATGAAACTTTCCGCTATCAGGCTACACTCCGCAACGATGCTGATGCTCCTCAGCTCTATGAACTCGGTTCAGAAATTCCAGAAGGCTGGCGTTTGGCATTTAAGGCTATGGGAAGCCAGTTGACTTCCATCAAGCTGGAGCCAGGGAAAACGGAAAGCATTAATATAGAGCTAAGGCCGGCCTATGGAGCTAAGCCGTCCAAGTACAATATTCCCATCTATGCTGTTTCGGAAAAAGATTCATTAGAACTTCACTTGGAGGCCGTAGTAGAAGGTGCTTATGAGCTGGAACTTACCACGCCTTCAGGAAGGCTAAGTGATGAGATTATCGAAGGTGAAAAAAGGGAGATTCATCTAAAAGTTAAAAACACAGGGTCCTTGCCTTTAACAGAGCTCTCCTTGTCCTCCAATACCCCTCCGAAGTGGGATGTGACTTTTTCACCTGCCGAAATAAAGCAGCTTGATCCGGGAAAATCAACCGATGTAGTGGCCACATTAAATGTGCCGGATAAAACCTTGGCAGGTGATTATGTAAGTAAGTTTACCGCAAAAAATGCAGCAAGTACAAGTACAGTAACTTATAGGATGACCGTAAAAACATCCCTGCTTTCAGGAGGAATTGGTGTTTTGGTGATTTTGGTTTCCATAGGTTTTGTTTTTTACCTCATCAGAAAATTCGGTAGAAGATAGCAGGAGTATGGATAACCAAATCATAAGATTGGAAGGGCTGACCAAATATTATGGCAGTTTCAAAGCCGTAAATGAGTTGGACCTTAGCATCAACAGAGGAGAGATTTTTGGGCTTTTAGGGCCAAATGGAGCGGGAAAGACGACTACTATCCTTATGATGATGGGCTTGACAGACCCTAGTAAGGGTACGGCTTATGTCTGTGGCTTTAATTCTACCAAAGATCCCATATCGGTAAAGCGACTTGTGGGCTATATGCCTGATAGCCTTGGTTTCTATGATAATATGACGGCCTTGGAAAACCTGATGTATATTGGTGAATTGAATGGGATTCCACGGTCCGAATTGCAGGAGCGTGCCTTGGAGGCAATGGACATGGTAGGGCTTTCCGGTGATACTGTGCATAAAAAGACTGCTGCTTACTCCAGGGGAATGAAACAGCGTCTAGGGTTGGCAGAAGTGCTTATTAAACAGCCTCAAGTCATTGTTTTGGATGAACCCACGTTGGGGATAGATCCAAGCGGTGTAAAGGAGTTTCTAGCGCTTATATTGAAGTTGAGCCGGGAAAAAGGCTTAACGGTACTGCTTTCTTCCCATCATCTTCATCAGGTCCAGCAGGTATGTGATCGAGTAGGTATTTTTGTCGGAGGGGAACTTCTGGTACAAGGCAATATTGATACCTTATCAAACCGGCTTTTTGCTGAAAAGACCTATGAGGTGCATGTCCGCTTACAAGATGAAGTGGGACATCCCTGGAAGGATGAAGGGGAATTACTTCAATTGGGTTTTGTCCAAAAAATAGCTGTCAAGGGCGCTCATATTGAGATATCCAGCAGTGCTGACGTGACGCCGGATATTGTCCGCTTTTTTGTAGAAAAAGGGTATAATGTCACTGGTGTACAGAAGAAGGAATATGGGCTGGAAGATATTTACCAAAAGTATTTTGAGAATAATTTAACGGAGAGCATAGATCAATGAAAGCAAATATAAATTCGTTTGAAAGGCTTTTTGCAATAAGCACCGAAAAACCGCCTCATCCTTTTTGGGTAATGGTGAGAAAGGAAGTTGCGGGTCATATTCGAAGTTGGAGATTCATTGTCTTATTAGTGCTTATTGTGCTTACCTTTTGGGGAGCGAGCACAGTGGCGCTGGGAAATTTAAGGGAGGCAGTATCCCAGATAAAAGATGCTGATAAGCTTTTTATATACCTTAAAATCCTAACCACCACCGAGGGGGTATTGCCTCCCTTTCATGTGTTTCTTAATTTTCTGGGCCCTTTATTGGGGATCAGCCTTGGTTTTGACGCCATGAATTCAGAACAGCAAAACGGTACATTGACCAGGATTATGGCACAACCGGTATATAGGGACAACCTACTGATGTCCAAGTTTGTGAGCTCATTGATCTTGGTTGCAGCCATGCTATTTAGCTTGATTTTATTGATGATTGGCGGGGGAATAATCGTTACAGGTGTTTTTATTGAGATGGAAGAAGTGCTAAGGATTATTAGTTTTATGGTGCTTTGTACCATCTATGTTGGGTTTTGGCTTGGTCTTTCCATTTTGTTGTCCATACTTTTCAAGCAGGCCTCGACATCGGCCTTAACAGCAATTGGTATATGGCTGTTTTTTACGGTCTTTTATCAAATTATCATCAATATAGCTGTGAAGGCTTTTGCACCAGAAGTCAATGAAATGTCCCAGATGGATGTACTGCATTTAAATGAACTGATATTGAACCTACTGCGCCTAGCGCCTAGCCAACTTTATACGGATGCTACCACCACTTTGTTGATGCCATCGGTGAGAAGTCTTGGTCCAGTTACGATGGAACAGATGGCGGGAGCAATACCTTCTCCACTTCCCTTTAAGGAAAGTTTGCTGATTGTGTGGCCACAGTTAAGTGGATTGATAGCCGCTACGGTGATGTGTTTTGCCCTGGCCTATTACCTCTTTATGAGAAGGGAAATAAGGACTTAGTAGGATTTTTGGACAGAGGATAGAGGAAATAAGGGAAGAATAAGCGCTTAAGCGTATTTGTAAGGGATAATACCTCCAATGATTTGTAATTTTCCAGCTTGCTTTTCAGTATCTTGACTCCTATATCTTGATCTTTTATCAAGTGGTTTTACTAGGTTGATAAGGTTTCGAAAGAAAGTTCGTCATGACGGCTTTCGGTTAAATGAGATTAATACCACCTGTCCCTGTATTTTGGGGCAGGTTTGTCTTTTTATATGGAGTTGTATTAAAGTTAATTTTTTGTTAATTAATCGATTTAGCAAATATTATTTAAAGGTTAAGTGTTAGGGTGTTTAATTAATATAAGCCTAAAGAATTCTAGTCGATTTTGAATGATATAGGTTTTACTTTTGGGACGCTATAAATAAAGAACCTGCTGCAACAGGCCCTTTAATAGAAAGCATTGAACCCGAAATATGCATTAGGCTATCTATGCCGCGGCCACAAGTATTAGGATCTGAAACTACTTTAAAATCAGTTGCTTTGTTTCCCGATAGATCCAGACTGATTTTCTTGCAGTTTCAGCTCTTCCCGTCAGTTGTCGGGCCAGGCTATAACGATTCCCAATGCGTAATCTGGATTGAATTGTTCGCAATTACCCAACACTTAAATTTTATTTATGCATTCAAAATTACGATTTTCCAGCGCCATCTATGCAACTGCATTTATGGCTGTATGGACGGGATTAAGTTCTTCTCCATACGATTCAGTCGCCAAGGGTATTGAAAATGAAATCGTCTCAGAAATGGATGATTCATTTTTGAGTTTAATGTCCGTACGGCAAAGGGTATCAGGCAAAGTTACCGACGAACAAGGTGTTCCACTTCCGGGGGCTACCATTAGGGTGAAAGGAACATCCAATGGCACAGTGACAGATATTGATGGTAATTTCTCCATTGAGACAGAGGAAGGCGCCGTTCTACTAATTTCTTATGTGGGCTATGTATCACAATCAGTAGCGGTGGATGGCCAATCTACTGTCAGCATACAATTAGTACCTGATGCAGCCCAGTTGGAGGAAATGGTGGTAGTAGGTTATGGTACACAAAAACGGTCAGATATTACTGGAGCCATTGGATCTGTTAAGGCGGGGGATTTTAACAAGGGAGTAATTGCCAATCCGGTTGATTTGTTGCAAGGCAAAATGGCTGGGGTAAATATTTCTTCGACCAGCGGAGAGCCAGGTGCTGCCCAAAACGTGATCATTAGAGGGATTGGTAGTTTGCGTTCAGGAACACAGCCACTATATGTACTTGACGGGTTTTTGCTGGATAATTCAGACACAGGAATTGCTTCGAATCCACTTAATTTTCTTAATCCAAGTGATATTGAAAGCATAGAAGTGTTGAAGGATGCCAGTGCTACTGCGCTTTATGGTTCCAGGGCCTCCAACGGTGTGGTTGTCATCACTACCAAAAAAGGTAAATCAGGTGCTACCCAGATGAATTTTTCAGCTTCTACAGCATGGTCTTCCATGGCCAAAAAGATCGATGTTTTCGATGCAGATGAGTTTCGCAATCAGGTCGTTGCAGTTGGTGGAGACTTAGAAGATTATGGTGGGGATACAGATTGGCAGGATGAGTTGAGCCAAGTGGGTTTTTCGAAAAACCTGAATTTTTCGATGAGCGGATCGAATTCCAAGCAGTTTTCCTATTTCACTTCAGTGGGCTATCAGGACCAGGAAGGTATTCTGAAAAACAGTAACCTAGAGCGTTTTTCTGGTAAATTGAATATGAACCAAAAGGCATTCAATGGGAGGTTAAATGTGGATTATAACCTGACCGCTTCCCATACGAAGAATTTGCGTCCCAGCATCGGTTCTACCATCAGCGATATGCTTAGCTTGAATCCTACCGTTCCAACTTATACGGATGGGGAGCCTACTTTATTAAACACGAATGCCTTGAATCCACTGAAGCGATATGACTTGTACAGTGATGATGCGGCAAATAACCGGATTTTGGCAGCAATTTCTCCTTCTTTTGAGATATTGGATCGCCTAACCTATAAGCTGAACCTTGGGGTAGATTATTCCAGCACCAATAGGTATCAGCAATACAAACCTTATACACAGGTAATCAATGAATCCAATATTTCGGACGGTACATTGGATGTGGGAGTCAATGAAAACACCAATAAACTGGTGGAGAATACCCTGACCTATAACTGGAACAATTATCAGCACAATCTAACAGTACTGGCGGGACATTCCTATCAGACATTTTTGGACGAATATAGGCTGACATCCGCAAAGGGCTTTGCCGATAATAATATAGAACCTCGTTACCAAGATCACAATAGTACCAGTGAGTATCCCACCACGGTAAGTTCATCAGCTGTCAAAAATGAATTGCAATCGTTCTTTGGTAGGGTGAACTATACCTTTGACGACAAGTACCTCTTTACTGGTACATTCCGTGCGGATGGATCATCCAAGTTTGGTAAGAATAATAAGTACGGTTATTTCCCTTCCTTTGCTTTGGGCTGGAATGTGACCAAGGAGGATTTTATGGGGAATGCTGTCTTTGATAATTTAAAGCTACGTGCGAGTTGGGGACAAACAGGTAATCAAGAAATCCCTTCCAAGATCACACAGGCCAGTTATGCTGAAGATCGACTATCGAGTGGATCGGGCAGTTTGAACACTTATCCTATCGATACCGATGCGACCTCCTTGGATGGTTATCCTTATGGAATTGTCTTTACAAGGTTGGCCAATCCTGATTTGCAGTGGGAGGTGTCCACCCAAATTGATTTTGGGATTGATTTTGCCTTTTTCGATCACCGATTGACAGGTACTTTGGATTATTTCAATAAAGTTTCTTCGAATATATTATTGGAAGTAGTGCCTGCAGACCCTGTTGAGCCTACTTCTACCTACTGGGACAATATCGAAGACATGAAGATCCACAATAGCGGGATTGAACTGGCTTTGGATTATTCAAGTGATGAGCAAAGGGAGTTTTCCTATTCAGTAGGCGGTAATGTTACTTTTATCAAAAATGAGGTGAAAGATTCGCCTTATTCGGTCTTGACTACTGGAGCGGCACAAGGGGCCGGTCAAACTGGTGCGACGATCAATGGTTATATCAACGGCCATCCCATAGGGGCTTTCTATATGCTTGAATTTGATGGGATAGGTGAAGACGGCCTGAATAGATTCAAAGATATTAATGAGGATGGTGAGGTATTGGATAACGACCGGGCCGTAGTGGGCAGTGCCATTCCAAAGGTAATCTATGGTGCACATATGAACTTCAATTACAAATCTTTTGATTTAGGTTTGAACTTTAATGGCTCAGCAGGTAATAAGGTGTATAACCATACTACCATGTCACTTTTCACCAAAGCGCAATTGGCAAGGTCAAATAATGCAACAGACTTTTCTGTGCAATATCCTGAAGAATCCTTCAATAATTCCAATACTGTATCCACCCGGTTCTTGGAAAGTGGATCTTATTTTAGGCTTAACAATGCCACCTTGGGGTATAATTTGAACTCAGCAGCGATTGGTCTGGGAGATGCTTTCCAAAACATCCGTCTATCCATTACCGGCCAAAACTTATTTGTGATTACGGATTATTCCGGTTTTGATCCTGAGGTGAATACCGGATCCACATCGGGAGGAATTCAAACTTTTGGAATTGACCGTTTTACCTATCCAAGGGCCAGGACCTATTCAATCAATTTGAATTTGACCTTTTAAAAGAAATTTCATGATTGATAAATCATATTAAAATGAAAAATAAGAGATTAAATACCCTACTCCCTATAGTTGCGTTTTTATTCGCATTTCTAAGTTGTACTACATTGGATGAAGAAGTACTGG is from Echinicola marina and encodes:
- a CDS encoding COG1470 family protein gives rise to the protein MSVSNNTTKGPRGGQRFLSSLLVLIAFHLFTLEASAQNQPSGSSFTARLVNIEAPVNETFRYQATLRNDADAPQLYELGSEIPEGWRLAFKAMGSQLTSIKLEPGKTESINIELRPAYGAKPSKYNIPIYAVSEKDSLELHLEAVVEGAYELELTTPSGRLSDEIIEGEKREIHLKVKNTGSLPLTELSLSSNTPPKWDVTFSPAEIKQLDPGKSTDVVATLNVPDKTLAGDYVSKFTAKNAASTSTVTYRMTVKTSLLSGGIGVLVILVSIGFVFYLIRKFGRR
- a CDS encoding ABC transporter ATP-binding protein translates to MDNQIIRLEGLTKYYGSFKAVNELDLSINRGEIFGLLGPNGAGKTTTILMMMGLTDPSKGTAYVCGFNSTKDPISVKRLVGYMPDSLGFYDNMTALENLMYIGELNGIPRSELQERALEAMDMVGLSGDTVHKKTAAYSRGMKQRLGLAEVLIKQPQVIVLDEPTLGIDPSGVKEFLALILKLSREKGLTVLLSSHHLHQVQQVCDRVGIFVGGELLVQGNIDTLSNRLFAEKTYEVHVRLQDEVGHPWKDEGELLQLGFVQKIAVKGAHIEISSSADVTPDIVRFFVEKGYNVTGVQKKEYGLEDIYQKYFENNLTESIDQ
- a CDS encoding ABC transporter permease; this encodes MKANINSFERLFAISTEKPPHPFWVMVRKEVAGHIRSWRFIVLLVLIVLTFWGASTVALGNLREAVSQIKDADKLFIYLKILTTTEGVLPPFHVFLNFLGPLLGISLGFDAMNSEQQNGTLTRIMAQPVYRDNLLMSKFVSSLILVAAMLFSLILLMIGGGIIVTGVFIEMEEVLRIISFMVLCTIYVGFWLGLSILLSILFKQASTSALTAIGIWLFFTVFYQIIINIAVKAFAPEVNEMSQMDVLHLNELILNLLRLAPSQLYTDATTTLLMPSVRSLGPVTMEQMAGAIPSPLPFKESLLIVWPQLSGLIAATVMCFALAYYLFMRREIRT
- a CDS encoding SusC/RagA family TonB-linked outer membrane protein, whose translation is MHSKLRFSSAIYATAFMAVWTGLSSSPYDSVAKGIENEIVSEMDDSFLSLMSVRQRVSGKVTDEQGVPLPGATIRVKGTSNGTVTDIDGNFSIETEEGAVLLISYVGYVSQSVAVDGQSTVSIQLVPDAAQLEEMVVVGYGTQKRSDITGAIGSVKAGDFNKGVIANPVDLLQGKMAGVNISSTSGEPGAAQNVIIRGIGSLRSGTQPLYVLDGFLLDNSDTGIASNPLNFLNPSDIESIEVLKDASATALYGSRASNGVVVITTKKGKSGATQMNFSASTAWSSMAKKIDVFDADEFRNQVVAVGGDLEDYGGDTDWQDELSQVGFSKNLNFSMSGSNSKQFSYFTSVGYQDQEGILKNSNLERFSGKLNMNQKAFNGRLNVDYNLTASHTKNLRPSIGSTISDMLSLNPTVPTYTDGEPTLLNTNALNPLKRYDLYSDDAANNRILAAISPSFEILDRLTYKLNLGVDYSSTNRYQQYKPYTQVINESNISDGTLDVGVNENTNKLVENTLTYNWNNYQHNLTVLAGHSYQTFLDEYRLTSAKGFADNNIEPRYQDHNSTSEYPTTVSSSAVKNELQSFFGRVNYTFDDKYLFTGTFRADGSSKFGKNNKYGYFPSFALGWNVTKEDFMGNAVFDNLKLRASWGQTGNQEIPSKITQASYAEDRLSSGSGSLNTYPIDTDATSLDGYPYGIVFTRLANPDLQWEVSTQIDFGIDFAFFDHRLTGTLDYFNKVSSNILLEVVPADPVEPTSTYWDNIEDMKIHNSGIELALDYSSDEQREFSYSVGGNVTFIKNEVKDSPYSVLTTGAAQGAGQTGATINGYINGHPIGAFYMLEFDGIGEDGLNRFKDINEDGEVLDNDRAVVGSAIPKVIYGAHMNFNYKSFDLGLNFNGSAGNKVYNHTTMSLFTKAQLARSNNATDFSVQYPEESFNNSNTVSTRFLESGSYFRLNNATLGYNLNSAAIGLGDAFQNIRLSITGQNLFVITDYSGFDPEVNTGSTSGGIQTFGIDRFTYPRARTYSINLNLTF